In Nicotiana tabacum cultivar K326 chromosome 19, ASM71507v2, whole genome shotgun sequence, one DNA window encodes the following:
- the LOC107766891 gene encoding alkylated DNA repair protein ALKBH6 homolog: MNDFAVGSVPTVFFIPDFITDSEHDQLLNNINGAPISKWKSLKNRRLQNWGGVVHEKGLIAQDLPPWLTRITERINEKSGLFPSSINHVLINEYLHNQGIMPHQDGPAYYPVVAILSLGSPVVMDFTPHPNLSSSTHGNGVDDKISDPGAAVMNSGEQLDNCHPFSIVLMPRSLLIFKDLVYSDYLHGIKDSEVQRCNEAVNLTNAQNHGVVQQLSGSVKALDSDDTVIYRANTRVSLTCRVVTKVCKNIFKF; this comes from the exons ATGAACGACTTCGCAGTTGGGTCTGTACCCACTGTATTCTTCATTCCAGATTTCATTACTGATTCTGAACACGACCAGCTCTTGAATAAT ATAAACGGTGCGCCAATTTCTAAATGGAAATCTTTGAAGAACAGGAGATTGCAGAATTGGG GAGGAGTTGTGCATGAAAAAGGCCTTATAGCGCAAGACT TGCCTCCTTGGTTAACTAGAATTACAGAGAGAATAAATGAGAAATCAGGGTTATTTCCTTCATCAATTAATCATGTGCTTATCAATGAATACCTTCATAACCAAGGAATAATG CCGCATCAAGATGGACCAGCTTATTATCCTGTAGTGGCAATTCTTTCTCTTGGATCTCCTGTAGTTATGGATTTCACTCCACATCCTAATTTGAGCAGCAGTACACATGGAAACGGTGTTGATGACAAAATTTCTGACCCGGGGGCTGCTGTGATGAATTCTGGTGAACAGCTGGATAATTGCCATCCATTTTCTATCGTATTGATGCCTCGGAGTTTGTTGATATTCAAAGACTTGGTGTACTCAG ACTACTTGCATGGTATAAAAGATTCTGAGGTGCAGCGATGTAACGAG GCTGTAAATTTAACAAATGCTCAAAATCATGGAGTGGTTCAGCAATTATCAGGTTCGGTGAAAGCACTTGATAGTGATGACACTGTCATTTACAGGGCTAACACAAGAGTTTCTTTGACCTGTCGAGTAGTAACAAAGGtttgtaaaaatatttttaagttctag